ATCGAAACAGTCATCTGGATAGAGCCCTGTTTTGGTGCATGCGACATTCCAGATTATGCGGCAAAGGCTTTCGGCTGCGATTTAATAATTCACATAGGACACGCTCCGATGGGCGTCAAAAGTGAAGTGCCTGTCGCATATATTGAATATTCGATGAATGCGGATTTCGAAAAAATCCTTCTTAAAAACGCTTCAGCGCTTTCGAAATACAAGTCAATCGGCATCATTACAACAGTCCAATATGTTGGAGATATCGAAAAAGCAAAAGAATTTCTTGAAAAAAGCGGCAAAGAAGTTTTTGTCGGAAAGTCAAAGTCTCTGAAATACGCCGGACAGGTTTTGGGATGCGATGTGGCTGCGGCGCAATCCGTTGAAAAAGACGTTAATGCGTTTGTATTTCTTGGCTCCGGAAGATTTCATGCTCTTGGCGTGCTGAAAAAAACAAAAAAGCCAGTGCTTATCGTAGATGTCGAAAGCGGCGCGATTATCGACATATCATCCGAGCGGGCGCTGATTGAAAAAAAGCGCATCCTTCTTAACATAAAATTCAGGGAAGCGAAAAAAGCAGGGCTTCTTCTGTCATCGAAAAAAGGGCAGCATAGCGGAAAAGATATATTCGCTCTAAAGGAGAAAATTGAAGCGCTTGGCAAAACTGTAGATATTATCGCAGCGGATTATGTTTCGCCGGAAAAAATACTTGGCATGAAATTCGACATTCTTGTAAACTGCGCATGCTCGCGCATTGAGGATGACCTGGTTTTTAAAGAGCCTGTGATAAATGCTGATGAGATTGAATTTTGATTAATTAAAATTTTGCTTCAATACTATTAAAAGGGATTTA
This window of the Nanoarchaeota archaeon genome carries:
- the dph2 gene encoding diphthamide biosynthesis enzyme Dph2, giving the protein MVIDFETHLAPLRSLEAFEGSKPQKEIKLALDAHKPKRVLIQAPEGLKTRMQEIAKAIDARKIETVIWIEPCFGACDIPDYAAKAFGCDLIIHIGHAPMGVKSEVPVAYIEYSMNADFEKILLKNASALSKYKSIGIITTVQYVGDIEKAKEFLEKSGKEVFVGKSKSLKYAGQVLGCDVAAAQSVEKDVNAFVFLGSGRFHALGVLKKTKKPVLIVDVESGAIIDISSERALIEKKRILLNIKFREAKKAGLLLSSKKGQHSGKDIFALKEKIEALGKTVDIIAADYVSPEKILGMKFDILVNCACSRIEDDLVFKEPVINADEIEF